From Pulveribacter suum, a single genomic window includes:
- a CDS encoding TlpA family protein disulfide reductase has product MPSSPMLVLGPLVLPWAGVIVLAAWLAASTVHDRAGRRAGLPPGPHAWALALLALAAARLGFVLQYGREYASAPWAALDIRDGGWAAGWGLLAALLYVLALWLRRHPWRRPVALAAAVGAGLWLAGTGVLQLAQPALPAALPAWQGVALDARPVQLPALQGQPVVVNLWASWCPPCRREMPVLLRAQAEHPQVRFLWVNQGEAPETVIGFAAAHQLPQADVLLDTPSQLGALLGHRALPTTLFFNAQGELAAVRSGELSAATLAQHLALIAPAQALTKP; this is encoded by the coding sequence ATGCCTTCATCGCCCATGCTCGTCCTCGGCCCGCTGGTGCTGCCGTGGGCCGGCGTCATCGTGCTGGCCGCCTGGCTGGCCGCCAGCACCGTGCACGACCGCGCCGGGCGCCGCGCCGGCCTGCCGCCCGGGCCCCACGCGTGGGCGCTGGCGCTGCTGGCGCTGGCTGCTGCGCGCCTGGGCTTCGTGCTGCAGTACGGGCGCGAATACGCCAGCGCGCCCTGGGCGGCGCTGGACATCCGCGACGGCGGCTGGGCCGCCGGCTGGGGCCTCTTGGCCGCCCTGCTGTACGTGCTGGCCCTGTGGCTGCGCCGCCACCCGTGGCGCCGGCCCGTGGCGCTGGCCGCCGCCGTGGGCGCCGGGCTGTGGCTGGCCGGCACGGGCGTGCTGCAGCTGGCGCAGCCGGCCCTGCCGGCCGCCCTGCCTGCCTGGCAGGGCGTGGCGCTGGATGCGCGCCCCGTGCAGCTGCCGGCGCTGCAGGGGCAGCCCGTGGTCGTCAACCTGTGGGCCAGCTGGTGCCCGCCGTGCCGGCGCGAGATGCCGGTGCTGCTGCGCGCGCAGGCCGAGCACCCGCAGGTGCGCTTTCTGTGGGTCAACCAGGGCGAGGCGCCCGAGACCGTCATCGGCTTTGCCGCCGCCCACCAGCTGCCCCAGGCCGACGTGCTGCTGGACACGCCTTCGCAGCTGGGCGCCCTGCTGGGCCACCGGGCGCTGCCGACCACGCTGTTTTTCAACGCCCAGGGCGAGCTGGCGGCCGTGCGCAGCGGCGAGCTGTCAGCCGCCACGCTGGCCCAGCACCTGGCGCTGATCGCGCCCGCCCAGGCGCTCACAAAACCATAG